The Micromonospora krabiensis genome window below encodes:
- a CDS encoding glycosyltransferase produces the protein MSAPTDGAPTRTDAPVPGTAAAPVLAGRSVALIHEWFGATGGSEQVFLSMAGVVPHADRFVLWKDDDATVEADIHESWLARTPLRRSKALALPVMPLTWRTLTRKTYDVVLSSSHAFAHTVKIGDPDRTRHLSYVHSPARYVWSPELDQRGANAVLAPMRAVLQAGDRRLSRHVHSYAANSREVQARIRRYWGRDARVINPPVEVDYFGAAPPEVRDQDRRYLLGVGRWIPYKNFDLMIGIAAAAGVPLVIAGSGPEKENLRRLAARVDVPVTFEVRPTRERLRELYWGARALLYPALEDFGMIPVEAQACGTPVVGWARGGLLETVVTGETGFLLDGTDPVDYVDAVRDASRLPASAALANARRFTPQAFQANMAAWLTEEA, from the coding sequence TTGAGCGCCCCGACGGACGGAGCGCCGACGAGGACCGACGCTCCCGTACCCGGGACCGCGGCGGCCCCGGTCCTCGCCGGTCGGTCCGTCGCGTTGATCCACGAGTGGTTCGGCGCCACCGGCGGATCCGAGCAGGTCTTCCTCAGCATGGCCGGGGTCGTGCCGCACGCGGACCGCTTCGTCTTGTGGAAGGACGACGACGCGACCGTCGAGGCGGACATCCACGAGTCATGGCTGGCGCGAACCCCGTTGCGGCGCAGCAAGGCCCTGGCGCTGCCGGTCATGCCGCTCACCTGGCGGACGCTGACCCGCAAGACCTATGACGTCGTCCTGTCGTCCAGCCACGCCTTCGCGCACACGGTGAAGATCGGCGACCCGGACCGGACCCGCCACCTGAGTTACGTGCACTCACCCGCCCGCTACGTCTGGAGCCCGGAGCTGGACCAGCGGGGCGCCAACGCCGTCCTCGCACCGATGCGCGCCGTGCTGCAGGCCGGCGATCGGCGGCTGAGCCGCCACGTGCACAGCTACGCGGCGAACTCGCGGGAGGTCCAGGCCCGGATCCGCCGCTACTGGGGGCGGGACGCCCGAGTCATCAATCCGCCGGTCGAGGTGGACTACTTCGGCGCGGCCCCGCCGGAGGTGCGCGACCAGGACCGCCGGTACCTGCTGGGTGTTGGCCGCTGGATCCCGTACAAGAACTTCGACCTGATGATCGGCATCGCGGCGGCGGCCGGCGTACCGCTGGTCATCGCCGGCAGTGGGCCCGAGAAGGAGAACCTGCGTCGGCTCGCCGCCCGCGTCGACGTGCCCGTCACGTTCGAGGTACGGCCGACCCGAGAGCGGCTCCGCGAGCTGTACTGGGGCGCCCGCGCGCTGCTCTACCCGGCGCTGGAGGACTTCGGAATGATTCCGGTGGAGGCGCAGGCCTGCGGCACGCCGGTGGTCGGCTGGGCCCGCGGCGGGTTGCTGGAGACCGTGGTGACCGGCGAGACGGGTTTCCTGCTCGACGGGACCGACCCGGTGGACTACGTGGACGCGGTCCGCGACGCGTCCAGGCTTCCCGCGTCGGCTGCGCTCGCCAACGCCCGACGGTTCACGCCGCAGGCGTTTCAGGCGAACATGGCCGCCTGGTTGACCGAGGAGGCGTAG
- a CDS encoding MurR/RpiR family transcriptional regulator gives MNEEAVAEPVERVLDLFHGVRLTPTQRRIAHCLVQHGPTVAYLSAAEVAELAGVSQPSVTRFAVALGHDGYPALRRRLRELTADGPDGATDAGNELQQAVRTEIGNLDRLAGQLADRDRIAETGRVLAASRPLPVLGLRAAAPLAAYFAYFAAKVHPDVRVLDDGGSLLTDRLEQAAAAGAGALLAFVLPRYPRETLDALREARAAGLTVVAITDSPVSPATEHADVLLPAAVGTDLVFDLHTAPMALAMVLLQAICDAAPADTQRRLEAFEASAARRQLFLG, from the coding sequence GTGAATGAAGAAGCCGTCGCCGAGCCGGTCGAGCGGGTGCTCGACCTGTTCCACGGCGTGCGGCTCACCCCCACCCAGCGGCGCATCGCGCACTGTCTGGTGCAGCACGGCCCGACCGTGGCCTACCTGTCGGCGGCCGAGGTCGCCGAGCTGGCCGGGGTCAGCCAGCCGTCGGTGACCCGGTTCGCCGTGGCGCTCGGCCACGACGGCTATCCCGCGCTGCGCCGCCGGCTGCGCGAACTGACCGCCGACGGGCCGGACGGCGCAACCGACGCCGGCAACGAGCTCCAGCAGGCCGTACGCACGGAGATCGGCAACCTCGACCGGCTGGCCGGGCAGCTCGCCGACCGGGACCGGATCGCCGAGACCGGGCGGGTGCTCGCCGCCAGCCGCCCGCTGCCGGTGCTCGGCCTGCGCGCCGCCGCGCCGCTGGCCGCCTACTTCGCCTACTTCGCCGCGAAGGTGCACCCGGACGTCCGGGTGCTCGACGACGGCGGCAGCCTGCTCACCGACCGCCTCGAACAGGCCGCCGCGGCCGGGGCCGGCGCCCTGCTGGCCTTCGTGCTCCCCCGCTATCCCCGCGAGACGCTGGACGCGCTGCGCGAGGCCCGGGCCGCCGGGCTCACCGTCGTGGCGATCACCGACTCGCCGGTCAGCCCGGCCACCGAGCACGCCGACGTGCTGCTGCCCGCGGCCGTCGGCACCGACCTGGTCTTCGACCTGCACACCGCTCCGATGGCCCTGGCCATGGTGCTGCTCCAAGCGATCTGCGACGCCGCCCCGGCCGACACCCAACGCCGGCTCGAGGCGTTCGAGGCGTCCGCCGCCCGCCGACAGCTGTTCCTCGGCTGA